The genome window GGTCAGCGCGCCGTTTTCCGCCATGGGCGGTTTATTCTCGATAGGCGCGGATACGGAAGGCTATGCCGCCTGCATTCCATTTGCGCTGGGGCAAAGCCGGTTAACTATTGGCGATACGCAAAAACTGTCATCGCTGACCGAAGTGCTGAAAGAGCGGCCGGAATTGTATCTTAGTATACGCGGCAACGCCAATTCCACACTCGACAGGTTGGGGTTGGCGGAAAGCGCGCTGATGACGCAGCTGAAAAATACCTGGAAAATATCATCCGGCCGTGAAAATCCGGGCGCAGGCGGTGGGGAACCCGGCCCGGAGGATTATAAGCGCTTGTTTATTGCATTTTACCTGAGCAAGTACCCGAACGACCCTCTCGCTACGGCGCTCCATAACGCGCCGGACAGTGTGGAGGAATATACTCAGGCCAGAAAAAAGGTTCTGGAAAGCTGGAAAATCATGAATGCCGATTTTCAGCGTCTGGCGCAAAATCGGGCGCAGTATCTGCGTATTACCATGATTCGCCAGAACGGACTTGCTGAAAACCGTATTTATCTGCAGGACAACGTCATTACCCAGGGTGGCAACACGCCGCCGGGGGCGTGTCTTTCCCTGGGTAGTCAATGAGAGCGTATCAGCGGCGGCCGCGGCCGCCGTTGCGCGGACCTTTGTCCAGGGTAACGTAAATGGAGTTTCCGCCAAAGTCGGAACCGTCCAGACCGGCAATTGCGGCGCGAGCTTCATGTCCCTCCATATTGACGGTTGCAGTGCCTCTCGCCTTTCCGGTGAAGAGATCACGGCTTACCTTGATATCAAAAACCTTGCCATGAGTGGCAAAAAGCTCGGTCAGGTTGGCTTCTGTGGTGGTGGGAGGTAAATTTCGAACAAAAAGCGTCAGCATGCGTACGCACTCCTTTGGTATAGTGATCAGAGACAACACGCCACACAGGCGCGTCCATGAGGAAGAAGCGAGCGAATTCGGGCTTGCTTCCTGGATTATTCGGGTACCGCTTACAACGCGGCAACATTCTCAGCTTGCGGGCCTTTCCGGCTATCGGCTGCATTCGATAACGTTCGTACGCCGACCTGCACGCAAGGGTTAGACCCCGCATTCCGGTTGGCGAAGAGAACGAACAGATAAAAACGTTTGTTTTGTGGATTCTAACTGTCCTGCCTGTAGGCACATGAACCGCTTGCGCTCAGTTCGGACCGAAAACCAAACAAGCTGAAAATGCCCGGTGGATGCTTATGGAAACAGACAGTGGAAACAAGAACAGCTTCAGGTGAAAACAAGAGCGGCTTGTGTAACGCAGATTCCAATACAACGAATTAACGATAGCAGAAAACCCGTTAAAATACAAGAAAAACCGGATGCTCTTGAAGAGGCATCCCGGCCGGGTGCCTGACAGAATCAGGCGTTGCGCTTACTTGAAGTAGATTGGCGGGTTTTCCGGGTAGAGCGCGACGAACCACAGTACGGCGTGCAGTACGACTATGCTCCAGAATATCCATTGGTAAGACGGTTTTTTGGCTTTATGGCGGAACTGATTTTGGGCTAGCAAACCGCCCGGCCAGCCGCCCATCAGCTCCAGAAGATGAAGGTAAGGTTCGGGTATGCGCCAAGTCCCTATCATCGCCTGCTTTTTATCCGCAGCATAGCACAGCACAGTCAACGCGCTCATGAATATGTAGGAAACCAAGGGAATCGGGTTGGCTCGCGTCCAGATTAAATAGAGGGACAATGCCAGCGGCAGGGTTATCAATATCCGGTTAAAAAACTGCTCCACGGGCGTATGTCCCATCGCTGCGCCCGGCTTGCGAGGTTTGTAGTCCACGCCTTCTATATGCGCGCGTTCAATACGGCGCTTGGCCGCACTTTCCCGGTCATTGTCGGCGGCGGAAAAATGAATGATGTCGCCCACCGCCGGACGGCGTTTCAAGCCTTTCCCAAAGGCGCTGATATGCACAAAAAAATCCCTGCCGCCCGCATCCGGCCTGACAAAGCCGAAACCCTTGCCGTCGCGCCATTCTATCAGCCGCCCTGTAGAAAACTTTGCCATTTCCGTTGCAGAGGAGTGCGAGAGGTAGCTAAGCGTATCTTAATGACGGCGGTTGATGATGAAGTGCGAAATGGCGCGAAGATAATCCGCCGTTTCACCGAAGCCGCGCAGACTGTCCAGCGCTTCCTCATGTAAGTCCAGCGCCTTGGTTTTTGCGCCGGCCATGCCGAGCAAAGCCGGATAAGTCGGTTTATTGGCATCCCGATCCTTGCCTTGCGTCTTCCCCAATGTCGCGGTATCGCTTTCTTCGTCCAGAATATCGTCCTGGATTTGGAAAGACAGACCGATGCATTTCGCATAACGGTCGAGCCGCTCCTGATCTCTTTTTGCCAGACCCGGCTGGGTCAGCGCGGCGAGACACACGCTGGCCCGTATCAGCGCTCCGGTCTTGCGTATATGCATGCCTTCGAGTTCGGGCAAGGTGAGCGCCTTGCCGACAGAGTCCAGGTCGATGGCCTGACCGCCAACCATGCCCAGCGAGCCGCTGGCGGTCGCCAATGTTTCCAGCATCGCGAGACGGTTCTCCGCGCTTACGGCAATATCGGGGTCATGCGCCAATACATGAAAAGCCAGCGCCTGCAATGCGTCTCCCGCCAGAATGGCTGTGGCGTCGTCATAGGCCTTGTGACAGGTCGGTTTGCCGCGTCGTAAATCATCATTGTCCATTGCCGGCAAATCGTCATGGATCAGTGAGTAGACATGAATAAACTCAATCGCGCATGCGGGACCATCCAGCGTCGTTTGCGCGATTCCCAATGCATGACCGGTTGCGTAAACCAGCAAGGGTCTCATGCGCTTGCCTGCTCCCAGCGTGGAATAGCGCATGGCTTCGTGCAGACGGGCAGGCGCTTTGTCCGCGGAGGGCAGGCGCGCATCAAGGGCTGCTTCCACGCGGCTCTGGCAAGCCAGCATGAATGTTTCGAGTGAGTTTTCAGGATTCATCATTGGTAAAAGGCTGTAGTGTGATTTCCCCCCGATCTTCCAGCAGAACCTGAACTTTCTGTTCCGCTTCCTTCAGGGCTTTTTGACAAAACCGGGATAGCTGAACGCCGCGTTCGAACAGTTTCAGCGACTCTTCAAGAGATAACTGTCCCTGCTCCATGCGTTCGACAAGCTGCTCCAGCTCATGCAGGGAGTCTTCGAAATGCAGCGTTTTTTTAGCCATCTGTACTTTGGTTTCAACGGAGCTTCACATTATCACATAGTTTCTCTCGCGCTTCATGCTGTACCCAAAATGCAACAGGCTGGGTTATCGAGATAATTGATTAGTAAATAGATTATATTTTCCTGGAGCTTTAGCCCTTAATAAAACTTTAATCATCATAACGATAGAATCTGCCCATAGTGATGGGGTGTGGGTATATTTTTTGCATGAAAATTGTAGTAAATGTGACATTTTTGTGTAGTGAAGCAAACAAGGGAGTTTGATCATGAGCAGTACCCTACCCAATACCGGCAGTCGCGAAATCAACCTGCCATATCTTATGCGTTTTATGGGAGGACTGCAGGAGGATCAACGCAGTCTGCAAGAGATTCAAGCGGTATACGATAACCTGACCCTATTGGGACAGCTGTTGTGCGCGGGCACCGATATCACCGGCATGCGTCGGGATTTCAATCAATTGGCCAAAGAATTGATGGATCAACTGGCATTGCAGTTTCACAAGAAAGCCGTGCTGGGCCTGCAGTTCAGCGCCAGAATCGCTATCGATATACTGATCCGCAATCTCTTTGAACGTACCGCTGATATCGGTTTTCTGGCAACAGACCGGGATATTCGCAGGTGCGCTGAAATGGTGCATGATGCATCTCGACGATGCGATAAGAGTGCACTGGTAGGGCGTTTTCGAGAGTATGTCAATAAATATTCGGTCTATCACAACATTATTTTGCTGGCTCCGGATGGGCGCGTGCTGGCGCAGCTGGATGCCGAAAACGAAGTATATAACTCCCAGGACCCGCTTATCGAGCAATCGCTGACCACGGCAAATGCCTACGTCGAGACGTTCCGTCCCACCGATCTCCTGCCCGGAGAAAATTCGCCGCTGATCTATTCCTATCGCGTCATGTCCGAAGACGGCGAAACGCCGCTGGGCGTTTTATGCCTGTGCTTCCGTTTCGCCGACGAGTGCCAGCGCATTTTCGAGAATCTGCTGACTCCGGGCGACTGGCGCGTACTGATCATTCTGGGCGAGGACGATAAAATTATCGCCAGTAGCGACATCTATCAATTTCCGATCGGCGCCAAACTGGAACGCATCGCGGACGACGATTGCCGTATCGTGCGCTTTGCCGGCCGCGAATATCTGGCAACCACCTGCCAGACCAAAGGATATCAGGGGTATAGCGGCCCGGGCTGGAGCGGCTATGCGCTGGCGCCGCTGGTTCATGCGTTTGAAATGGCGGAGGCGCGGGAAATAGAACATGTGCCCGCCGCGCTGCGCGATTGCGTGTTCGAAACGGCCACGCTGTTTTCACCGGAGCTGCGCGATATTCCGCTCAGAGCCGCCAGCATACAGTCCGAGCTGGATCGAGCCGTTTGGAACGGCAATGTCTGGCTGGCGGCGCAAGGCGACGATCAGGCGCTGAATCGCTCATTCGCCAAGGTGCTGCTGCGCGAAATAGGCCTGACCGGCATACGCACGCGCAACGTATTCAGCGAGTCGATCAGCAATCTCTATAAGGCCGTCATTTCTTCGGCGCTGTACGACTGCGCCAGTCAGGCGGCGCTGGCCATCGATATCATGGATCGCAATCTCTACGAACGCGCCAACGATTGCCGGTGGTGGGCGCTGACCGGGGCGTTTCGCGAAGCGCTTTCGACTACGGCCAATATCGCCGATGATAGTGCAAAGCAAAGCCAGCTGACGGCGATTCTGCGAACCATCAACGGCTTATACACGGTATACAGTAATCTACTGCTGTTTGACCGGGTAGCCCAGGTTGTTGCAGTTTCCAGCACCGCGCATACCGATCTGGTCGGCCACCGCCTGCAGGGCGAATGGGTGAGAAAAACCCTGGCGTTGCCGGATACGGAAAGTTATTGCGTCTCGGCTTTTGATGCGACGGCTCTATATGAAGACGCGCCGACGTATGTCTATGCCGCCGCCGTGCGCAGCATGGAAAACGGTAACGGCGAATCGACTCCTGTGGGCGGTATTGCCATCGTTTTCGATTCGACCCCTCAGTTCGAGGCGATGCTGCAGGATGCATTGCCGCGCACCGAAGAAGGGACGCTGATTGAAGATGCTTTCGCCATATTCGCCGACCGGCAGGGGCGGGTGATAGCCAGCACCAACCCTGCCATCGCGCCCGGCAGCGAGTTCCCGATAGCGCGCCAGTTTTCGCGCCTGTCGGCCGGGGAAGGCTACGCTGACATCATCGAATACACCGATCGTTACTATGCGATCGGGGCCTGCATGTCCAAGGGGTATCGCGAATACAAAGGGCCGGACGACGCTTACCGTAACGACGTGCTGGCGCTGGTGCTGGCGCCGTTGTCGCAATCCACGGTCAAGCAGCCCAATCTGCAATTGCTGCAGCGGCTTACGGAAGACAGCCATGTGCACCAGCACAATTTTGGCGACGACACCATCGATCTCGCCACGTTTTATATCGGCAATCAGTGGTATGCCGTTTATCTGGACAGCGTGGTCGAGGCAGTCTTTGCGCCGACGGTAATTCCGATTCCCTGCTCACCGTCCTGGCAGCGTTTTGGCTGCAT of Candidatus Methylospira mobilis contains these proteins:
- the ispA gene encoding (2E,6E)-farnesyl diphosphate synthase; the protein is MNPENSLETFMLACQSRVEAALDARLPSADKAPARLHEAMRYSTLGAGKRMRPLLVYATGHALGIAQTTLDGPACAIEFIHVYSLIHDDLPAMDNDDLRRGKPTCHKAYDDATAILAGDALQALAFHVLAHDPDIAVSAENRLAMLETLATASGSLGMVGGQAIDLDSVGKALTLPELEGMHIRKTGALIRASVCLAALTQPGLAKRDQERLDRYAKCIGLSFQIQDDILDEESDTATLGKTQGKDRDANKPTYPALLGMAGAKTKALDLHEEALDSLRGFGETADYLRAISHFIINRRH
- a CDS encoding chemotaxis protein CheW, with translation MSSTLPNTGSREINLPYLMRFMGGLQEDQRSLQEIQAVYDNLTLLGQLLCAGTDITGMRRDFNQLAKELMDQLALQFHKKAVLGLQFSARIAIDILIRNLFERTADIGFLATDRDIRRCAEMVHDASRRCDKSALVGRFREYVNKYSVYHNIILLAPDGRVLAQLDAENEVYNSQDPLIEQSLTTANAYVETFRPTDLLPGENSPLIYSYRVMSEDGETPLGVLCLCFRFADECQRIFENLLTPGDWRVLIILGEDDKIIASSDIYQFPIGAKLERIADDDCRIVRFAGREYLATTCQTKGYQGYSGPGWSGYALAPLVHAFEMAEAREIEHVPAALRDCVFETATLFSPELRDIPLRAASIQSELDRAVWNGNVWLAAQGDDQALNRSFAKVLLREIGLTGIRTRNVFSESISNLYKAVISSALYDCASQAALAIDIMDRNLYERANDCRWWALTGAFREALSTTANIADDSAKQSQLTAILRTINGLYTVYSNLLLFDRVAQVVAVSSTAHTDLVGHRLQGEWVRKTLALPDTESYCVSAFDATALYEDAPTYVYAAAVRSMENGNGESTPVGGIAIVFDSTPQFEAMLQDALPRTEEGTLIEDAFAIFADRQGRVIASTNPAIAPGSEFPIARQFSRLSAGEGYADIIEYTDRYYAIGACMSKGYREYKGPDDAYRNDVLALVLAPLSQSTVKQPNLQLLQRLTEDSHVHQHNFGDDTIDLATFYIGNQWYAVYLDSVVEAVFAPTVIPIPCSPSWQRFGCMRHAKQIIAVYDLLQLLPEADGSSLNQAVIVRNKENGQNFAIMVTRLGEIVEINRSRITPIPGASSNDRTIAESVVNPLSNDEPASNVLVILSIDNIYRLVSGLQLDALQQPGEGI
- a CDS encoding DUF1294 domain-containing protein; the encoded protein is MAKFSTGRLIEWRDGKGFGFVRPDAGGRDFFVHISAFGKGLKRRPAVGDIIHFSAADNDRESAAKRRIERAHIEGVDYKPRKPGAAMGHTPVEQFFNRILITLPLALSLYLIWTRANPIPLVSYIFMSALTVLCYAADKKQAMIGTWRIPEPYLHLLELMGGWPGGLLAQNQFRHKAKKPSYQWIFWSIVVLHAVLWFVALYPENPPIYFK
- a CDS encoding exodeoxyribonuclease VII small subunit; the encoded protein is MAKKTLHFEDSLHELEQLVERMEQGQLSLEESLKLFERGVQLSRFCQKALKEAEQKVQVLLEDRGEITLQPFTNDES
- a CDS encoding RNA recognition motif domain-containing protein; amino-acid sequence: MLTLFVRNLPPTTTEANLTELFATHGKVFDIKVSRDLFTGKARGTATVNMEGHEARAAIAGLDGSDFGGNSIYVTLDKGPRNGGRGRR